The Xanthomonas indica genome has a segment encoding these proteins:
- a CDS encoding S9 family peptidase — MTLRYALLPLALLTALPALAATRGFDVRDMVALDRVSSPLLTPDGGTVVFAKRQMDKALEKSSTSLWLRDLRTRDAAPPKRLTPDGWNVNSPELSADGKTVYFLSAKSGRQQLYALPLAGGAPRQLTDFALDVDSYHVAPQGDRVAFSAGVFQDCGSDLVCTQKRLDAKKQSKTSGVVFDQLFVRHWDTWNDGRRNSLFVAPLPTGAKAKPVAGASAISVTLAGDIPSKPFGGGEDYTWAPDGQSLVASVRVAGREEPWSTNFDLYRLDAAGKAAPVNLTAANPAWDAGPVFSADGKTLYYRAMKRPGFEADRFGLMAMDVASGKSREIAPQWDRSAGDIVLSADGKTVYTTADDMGQHPLFAVDVASGKVRTVAADGSVGAPVLAGNTLAFTRNSLKSGDQIMVADADGQQPRAITPSAGEMLPDVKFGDYEQFSFKGWNNDTVHGYVVKPYNYQEGKTYPVAFLIHGGPQGSFGNGWSYRWNPQTYAGQGYAVVMIDFHGSTGYGQAFTDAISQHWGDRPLEDLQKGWAAAQKQYGFLNGDKACALGASYGGYMVYWMAGNWNQPWKCLVDHDGVFDNRMMGYATEELWFSEWENGGTPWQNPAGYEKFNPILHVDKWKVPMLVIHGQQDFRIPMEQGLAAFGALQRKGIESKFLYFPDENHWVLKPQNSLMWHDTVNGWLKQHIGQ; from the coding sequence ATGACCCTGCGCTACGCCTTGCTGCCCCTGGCCCTGCTGACCGCGCTGCCCGCGCTGGCCGCCACCCGCGGTTTCGATGTCCGCGACATGGTCGCGCTGGATCGGGTGTCCTCGCCGCTGCTGACGCCTGACGGCGGCACGGTCGTCTTCGCCAAGCGGCAGATGGACAAGGCGCTGGAGAAGTCCAGCACCAGCCTGTGGCTGCGCGACCTGCGCACCCGCGATGCGGCCCCGCCCAAGCGGCTGACCCCGGACGGCTGGAACGTCAACTCGCCGGAACTGTCGGCCGACGGCAAGACCGTGTACTTCCTCAGCGCCAAGTCCGGCCGCCAGCAGCTATACGCGTTGCCGCTGGCCGGCGGCGCGCCGCGCCAGCTCACCGATTTCGCGCTGGACGTGGACAGCTACCACGTCGCCCCGCAGGGCGACCGTGTGGCCTTCAGCGCCGGTGTGTTCCAGGACTGCGGCTCGGACCTGGTCTGCACGCAGAAGCGCCTGGACGCCAAGAAGCAGTCCAAGACCAGCGGCGTGGTGTTCGACCAGTTGTTCGTACGCCACTGGGATACCTGGAACGACGGCCGCCGCAACAGCCTGTTCGTCGCGCCGCTGCCGACCGGCGCCAAGGCCAAGCCGGTCGCCGGCGCCTCGGCGATCAGCGTGACCCTGGCCGGCGACATCCCCTCCAAGCCGTTCGGCGGCGGCGAGGACTACACCTGGGCGCCGGACGGGCAGTCGCTGGTCGCCAGCGTGCGCGTGGCCGGCCGCGAGGAGCCGTGGTCCACCAACTTCGACCTGTACCGGCTGGATGCGGCCGGCAAGGCCGCACCGGTCAACCTGACCGCGGCCAATCCGGCTTGGGACGCCGGCCCGGTGTTCTCCGCCGACGGCAAGACCCTGTACTACCGCGCGATGAAGCGCCCCGGCTTCGAGGCCGACCGCTTCGGCTTGATGGCGATGGACGTGGCCAGCGGCAAGAGCCGCGAGATCGCCCCGCAGTGGGACCGTTCCGCCGGCGACATCGTGCTCTCGGCCGACGGCAAGACCGTCTATACCACCGCCGACGACATGGGCCAGCATCCGCTGTTCGCGGTCGACGTGGCCAGCGGCAAGGTCCGCACGGTGGCGGCCGACGGCAGCGTCGGCGCGCCGGTGCTGGCCGGCAACACCCTGGCCTTCACCCGCAACAGCCTCAAGAGCGGCGACCAGATCATGGTCGCCGACGCCGACGGCCAGCAGCCGCGCGCCATCACGCCCAGCGCGGGCGAGATGCTCCCGGACGTGAAATTCGGCGACTACGAGCAGTTCTCGTTCAAGGGCTGGAACAACGACACCGTGCATGGCTACGTGGTCAAGCCGTACAACTACCAGGAGGGCAAGACCTACCCGGTGGCGTTCCTGATCCACGGCGGCCCGCAGGGCAGCTTCGGCAATGGCTGGAGCTATCGCTGGAACCCGCAGACCTATGCGGGGCAGGGCTACGCGGTGGTGATGATCGATTTCCACGGTTCCACCGGCTACGGCCAGGCCTTCACCGATGCGATCAGCCAGCACTGGGGCGATCGCCCGCTGGAAGACCTGCAGAAGGGCTGGGCCGCGGCGCAGAAGCAGTACGGCTTCCTCAACGGCGACAAGGCCTGCGCGCTGGGCGCCAGCTACGGCGGCTACATGGTGTACTGGATGGCCGGCAACTGGAACCAGCCGTGGAAGTGCCTGGTCGACCACGATGGCGTGTTCGACAACCGCATGATGGGCTACGCCACCGAGGAACTGTGGTTCAGCGAGTGGGAGAACGGCGGCACGCCGTGGCAGAACCCGGCCGGCTACGAGAAGTTCAACCCGATCCTGCACGTGGACAAGTGGAAGGTGCCGATGCTGGTGATCCATGGTCAGCAGGATTTCCGCATCCCGATGGAGCAGGGCCTGGCCGCGTTCGGCGCGTTGCAGCGCAAGGGCATCGAGTCCAAGTTCCTGTACTTCCCGGACGAGAACCACTGGGTGCTGAAGCCGCAGAACAGCCTCATGTGGCACGACACGGTCAATGGCTGGCTGAAGCAGCATATCGGGCAGTGA
- a CDS encoding DUF819 family protein, which produces MPSTPLITNDIVIFGLIAATLGAVFWSAARPSGFWKRFYGIVPALLLCYLIPGIYNTVGLIDGQHNSLYNPVARDVLLPAALVLLTLTVDLKGILRLGPKLVAMYLGASFSIMLGAVAAFQIMKWLHPVTVAGDTWAGMAALAGSWIGGGANMLAMREVFQVDATTFGQFAVVDVGVGYVWMALLIFLAQRAPAIDARTGADTRGIDELKQRIAQFQAQHERVASLTDLMLIVGVAFGAVGLAHAIATPAAAWFDANVSWAKQFSLGSPFVWVVVLATTFGLLLSFTRARTLEGAGASRIGTLLLYFLIACIGMQMDLLALFDRPWIFALGLIWLIVHILLLLALGKLLRVPFFYFAIGSQSNVGGPASAPVVAAAFHPALAPVGVLLGTMGYATGTYLAYVVGIVLRAMAGAG; this is translated from the coding sequence ATGCCCTCGACGCCCCTGATCACCAACGACATCGTCATCTTCGGCCTGATCGCTGCCACCCTGGGTGCGGTGTTCTGGAGCGCGGCGCGGCCGTCGGGATTCTGGAAGCGCTTCTACGGCATCGTGCCGGCGCTGCTGCTGTGCTACCTGATCCCCGGCATCTACAACACCGTCGGCCTGATCGACGGCCAGCACAATTCGCTCTACAACCCGGTCGCGCGCGATGTGCTGCTGCCGGCGGCACTGGTGCTGCTGACCCTCACCGTCGACCTCAAGGGGATCCTGCGGCTGGGGCCCAAGCTGGTGGCGATGTACCTGGGCGCGTCCTTCAGCATCATGCTGGGCGCGGTGGCGGCGTTCCAGATCATGAAGTGGCTGCACCCGGTCACCGTGGCCGGCGACACCTGGGCCGGCATGGCGGCGTTGGCCGGCAGCTGGATCGGCGGTGGCGCCAATATGCTGGCGATGCGCGAGGTGTTCCAGGTCGATGCCACCACCTTCGGCCAATTCGCGGTGGTCGACGTCGGCGTCGGCTACGTGTGGATGGCGCTGCTGATCTTCCTGGCGCAGCGTGCGCCGGCCATCGACGCGCGCACGGGCGCCGATACCCGCGGCATCGATGAGCTCAAGCAGCGCATCGCCCAGTTCCAGGCCCAGCACGAACGCGTGGCCAGCCTCACCGACCTGATGCTGATCGTCGGCGTCGCCTTCGGTGCGGTCGGCCTGGCGCATGCGATCGCCACGCCAGCGGCGGCGTGGTTCGACGCCAACGTCAGCTGGGCCAAGCAGTTCAGCCTCGGCTCGCCGTTCGTGTGGGTGGTGGTACTGGCGACCACCTTCGGCCTGCTGCTCAGCTTCACCCGCGCGCGCACCCTCGAGGGCGCCGGCGCCTCGCGCATCGGCACGCTGCTGCTGTACTTCCTGATCGCCTGCATCGGCATGCAGATGGACCTGCTGGCGCTGTTCGACCGGCCCTGGATCTTCGCGCTCGGCCTGATCTGGCTGATCGTGCACATCCTGTTGCTGTTGGCGCTGGGCAAGCTGCTGCGGGTGCCGTTCTTCTACTTCGCGATCGGCTCGCAGAGCAACGTCGGCGGCCCGGCCTCGGCCCCGGTGGTGGCGGCCGCGTTCCATCCGGCGCTGGCACCGGTCGGCGTGCTGCTCGGCACGATGGGCTACGCCACCGGCACCTATCTGGCCTATGTGGTGGGCATCGTGCTGCGCGCAATGGCCGGCGCCGGCTGA
- a CDS encoding RICIN domain-containing protein — MKGIVGIACAVLAMASFQASAIGSRFANYQTTTVVSSSKSSPAGGETITITGKVTASALGVFVGNPIAGEDIGGRINLFVNGVSIGQMKVGRNNTGVVGRVTELDNGCYLATQDPARCTYYFYYAREASFSMSYTLPAQFDSVTITANFTGDSNFSKSSASAQVTLKNMPVFGMIKGMGNKCLDAEGGGTANGTAIQQYDCNENVQQMWSVVSGSGYIQGVPSGLVLDVRDYGTSNGSELQLWGGLGGTNQQWRFTNTAIVGIGGKVLDAVGQSSSNGTRLQMYSSLSNAGQTWNYDPISGQIQGIGGKCLDVENGSTADGTVVQLWDCTGVPQQRWEMGERGTLRYGGKCLESANGSAQDGNPVRLWTCNGGAHQSWRLLGEIRNVGSNRCLADPGRGTTNGARTYIWECSGDVNQKWDYSSY, encoded by the coding sequence ATGAAAGGGATAGTGGGTATTGCCTGTGCTGTGCTTGCGATGGCGTCTTTTCAGGCGTCGGCGATCGGTTCCCGATTTGCGAATTATCAAACGACAACGGTTGTGTCGTCTTCGAAGTCATCTCCTGCGGGCGGTGAGACGATCACCATCACCGGCAAAGTGACAGCCTCGGCCTTGGGTGTCTTTGTCGGCAATCCGATCGCGGGAGAAGATATCGGTGGACGAATCAATCTATTTGTGAATGGGGTTTCGATCGGCCAAATGAAGGTTGGCCGTAACAATACCGGGGTGGTGGGGAGGGTGACGGAGCTCGATAATGGTTGCTATCTTGCAACACAAGATCCGGCTCGCTGTACTTATTATTTTTATTATGCGCGAGAAGCCAGTTTTTCGATGAGCTATACGCTTCCTGCTCAGTTCGACAGCGTCACGATCACGGCTAACTTCACCGGCGATTCGAACTTCTCGAAATCCTCTGCGTCTGCCCAGGTCACCCTCAAAAACATGCCCGTCTTCGGCATGATCAAAGGCATGGGCAACAAGTGTCTCGATGCGGAAGGCGGCGGAACCGCGAACGGTACTGCGATCCAACAGTACGATTGCAATGAAAATGTGCAGCAAATGTGGAGCGTGGTGTCCGGTTCCGGTTACATCCAGGGCGTGCCGAGTGGTCTTGTCCTGGATGTGAGGGATTACGGCACGTCCAATGGCAGCGAGCTCCAGTTGTGGGGCGGCCTGGGTGGTACAAACCAGCAGTGGCGCTTCACTAATACAGCAATCGTGGGGATCGGCGGCAAGGTTCTAGATGCTGTCGGACAATCCAGCAGTAACGGTACCCGGTTGCAGATGTATTCGTCACTGTCGAACGCAGGTCAGACTTGGAACTATGACCCGATTTCTGGTCAGATCCAGGGCATCGGCGGTAAATGCCTGGATGTCGAGAACGGTTCGACTGCGGACGGGACTGTGGTGCAGTTGTGGGATTGCACCGGGGTTCCTCAGCAGCGTTGGGAAATGGGAGAGCGCGGTACTTTGCGTTACGGTGGCAAGTGCCTTGAGTCCGCGAATGGCAGCGCTCAGGACGGTAATCCCGTCCGCCTATGGACCTGCAATGGTGGTGCGCATCAATCCTGGCGTCTGCTGGGTGAAATCCGCAACGTGGGCAGCAATCGCTGTCTGGCGGATCCGGGTCGCGGCACCACGAACGGTGCGCGTACCTACATCTGGGAATGCAGTGGCGATGTAAACCAGAAGTGGGATTACTCTTCGTACTGA
- a CDS encoding XVIPCD domain-containing protein gives MNQSDLSPSDPSTAFSESVRGQQPQAVDRQLPPLLQDLYHTAAERRAGGAETFAALPDGWSRMDDAALQRAGIDPSLQHDAKSGFDAAFYRNPQGNVVLGFCGTDELKDWKHNLGQGLGFSDAQYASAIQLGSQAKQAFGDNLLISGHSLGGGLAAASSMVNDVPAVTFNAAGVNNKTLEREGLDADAAKAYAADGLIRGYHVKNELLTYLQEDNLLTRGLMPDAAGRQIQLPEPDPLSFGQRLIPGMMLKHRLDLHGIDSVMKAEDLAQQQGQAPSGTLSTGSRLFNDAVVQLDGQRDRLGLHDDAAFLNTAASVAARAGQDGLQRIDQVLPSRDGDRLFAVQGQPENPAHLRSQVQTAAAAHEPSQANVGQLQQQNLQAPPHQQEERQRSVAMQ, from the coding sequence ATGAACCAGAGCGATCTTTCCCCGTCCGACCCGTCCACCGCGTTCTCCGAGTCCGTCCGCGGCCAGCAGCCGCAGGCGGTGGACCGGCAACTGCCGCCGCTGCTGCAGGACCTCTACCACACCGCGGCCGAGCGCCGCGCCGGCGGCGCCGAGACCTTCGCCGCGCTGCCCGACGGCTGGTCGCGCATGGACGACGCCGCGCTGCAGCGCGCCGGCATCGATCCGAGCCTGCAGCACGACGCCAAGAGCGGCTTCGATGCCGCGTTCTACCGCAACCCGCAGGGCAACGTGGTGCTGGGGTTCTGCGGCACCGACGAACTGAAGGACTGGAAGCACAACCTCGGCCAGGGCCTGGGCTTTTCCGACGCGCAATACGCCTCGGCGATCCAGCTCGGCAGCCAGGCCAAGCAGGCCTTCGGCGACAATCTGCTGATCTCCGGACACTCGCTGGGCGGCGGCCTGGCCGCGGCCTCGTCGATGGTCAACGACGTGCCCGCGGTGACCTTCAATGCCGCCGGCGTCAACAACAAGACCCTGGAGCGCGAAGGCCTGGACGCCGACGCCGCCAAGGCCTATGCCGCCGACGGGCTGATTCGCGGCTATCACGTCAAGAACGAACTGCTGACCTACCTGCAGGAAGACAACCTGCTCACCCGCGGCCTGATGCCCGACGCCGCCGGCCGCCAGATCCAGCTGCCGGAACCGGACCCGCTCTCGTTCGGCCAGCGCCTGATCCCCGGCATGATGCTCAAGCATCGCCTGGACCTGCACGGCATCGACTCGGTGATGAAGGCCGAGGACCTGGCGCAGCAGCAGGGCCAGGCGCCATCCGGCACGCTGTCCACCGGCAGCCGCCTGTTCAACGACGCGGTGGTCCAGTTGGACGGGCAGCGCGACCGGCTCGGCCTGCACGACGATGCGGCCTTTCTCAACACCGCCGCCAGCGTCGCCGCGCGTGCCGGCCAGGACGGCCTGCAGCGCATCGACCAGGTCCTGCCCAGCCGCGATGGCGATCGCCTGTTCGCGGTCCAGGGGCAGCCGGAAAACCCGGCGCACCTGCGCAGCCAGGTGCAGACCGCCGCCGCAGCCCACGAGCCGTCGCAGGCCAACGTCGGCCAGCTGCAGCAGCAGAACCTGCAGGCGCCGCCGCACCAGCAGGAAGAACGGCAACGCAGCGTGGCGATGCAGTAG
- a CDS encoding ankyrin repeat domain-containing protein has product MRTPVPALIALATSLFFSVSCAAQSGAKEHSAMSASLQDHSVAFRDPALADIAAAIARGDVARIAALAPSTDLSAHGDQHVTLLEWAIWNEQPRALAALLDAGADPSLPGMDQETVVHMAAMAKDPQYLQILLQHGAPVDPVSARANWTPLFRAVQSKRDAQIEMLLKAGADPKRVDATGNSLLHLAAQSSAGNPWVPKLLQAGVDPSLRNAQGKTFQAYFFNTPERLLNASAQQTRNAVRDWLSAHAIPLEATR; this is encoded by the coding sequence ATGCGTACGCCCGTCCCCGCCCTGATCGCACTCGCGACCTCGCTGTTCTTCTCGGTCAGTTGCGCCGCCCAGTCCGGCGCCAAGGAGCATTCCGCCATGTCAGCCTCGCTGCAGGATCATTCGGTCGCGTTCCGCGACCCCGCACTCGCCGACATCGCCGCCGCCATCGCGCGCGGCGACGTCGCCCGCATCGCCGCCCTGGCGCCCAGCACGGACCTGTCCGCGCACGGCGACCAGCACGTCACCCTGCTCGAATGGGCCATCTGGAACGAACAGCCGCGCGCCCTGGCGGCGCTGCTCGACGCCGGTGCCGACCCGTCGCTGCCGGGCATGGACCAGGAAACCGTGGTGCACATGGCGGCCATGGCCAAGGACCCGCAGTACCTGCAGATCCTGCTGCAGCACGGCGCCCCGGTCGACCCGGTGAGCGCGCGCGCGAACTGGACGCCGCTGTTCCGCGCCGTGCAGAGCAAGCGCGATGCGCAGATCGAGATGCTGCTCAAGGCCGGCGCCGATCCGAAGCGGGTCGACGCCACCGGTAACTCGCTGCTGCACTTGGCCGCGCAGAGCAGCGCCGGCAATCCCTGGGTGCCCAAGCTGCTGCAGGCCGGGGTCGACCCGAGCCTGCGCAACGCCCAGGGCAAGACGTTCCAGGCGTACTTCTTCAATACGCCCGAGCGCCTGCTCAACGCCAGCGCGCAACAGACCCGCAACGCCGTGCGCGACTGGCTGAGCGCTCACGCCATCCCCCTGGAAGCGACCCGCTGA
- a CDS encoding HAD-IA family hydrolase — protein MTATPFDLLISDCDGVLVDSEVLADRVMLDALGAYVPRVELEQFLAGSFGLTAQEIVQRVQRQYALDLPPGLYQDIRTRSEALIAAEVQPIDGVREALLALPLPLAVASNSMRESVVASVARAGLRERVGERIFSADMVARPKPEPDVYLLAARTLEVAPERCLVIEDSATGASAALAAGMTVIGFTGAAHIPSGHAATLRQLGVAAVMEHMCELPQTYAALVRAAAA, from the coding sequence ATGACGGCGACCCCCTTCGACCTGTTGATCAGCGATTGCGACGGCGTGCTCGTCGACAGCGAAGTGCTGGCCGACCGGGTGATGCTCGACGCACTGGGCGCCTATGTGCCGCGGGTCGAACTGGAACAGTTTCTCGCCGGCAGCTTCGGCCTCACCGCGCAGGAGATCGTGCAGCGCGTGCAGCGGCAGTACGCGTTGGACCTGCCGCCTGGCTTGTACCAGGATATCCGCACGCGCTCCGAAGCGCTGATCGCCGCGGAAGTGCAGCCGATCGACGGCGTGCGCGAGGCCTTGCTGGCATTGCCGCTGCCGCTGGCGGTCGCCTCCAACAGCATGCGCGAAAGCGTGGTCGCCTCGGTGGCGCGCGCGGGCCTGCGCGAGCGTGTCGGCGAGCGCATCTTCAGCGCCGACATGGTGGCGCGGCCCAAGCCCGAGCCGGACGTGTACCTGCTGGCGGCACGCACGCTGGAGGTGGCGCCGGAACGCTGCCTGGTGATCGAGGACAGCGCCACCGGCGCCAGCGCCGCGCTGGCCGCGGGCATGACGGTGATCGGCTTCACCGGTGCCGCGCACATTCCCAGTGGGCACGCCGCGACCCTGCGCCAGCTTGGCGTGGCCGCGGTGATGGAGCACATGTGTGAGCTGCCGCAGACCTATGCGGCGTTGGTGCGCGCCGCGGCGGCCTGA
- a CDS encoding CstA-like transporter-associated (seleno)protein yields MGGALVPIGQYQAHRRLWRRLVQTARLCCGIPDYDNYVRHMLEKHPDQQPMDYKTFFRERQEARYGGKSGFRCC; encoded by the coding sequence ATGGGCGGCGCACTGGTTCCGATCGGGCAGTACCAGGCGCACCGTCGGCTGTGGCGGCGCCTGGTGCAGACCGCACGCCTGTGCTGCGGCATCCCCGACTACGACAACTACGTGCGGCACATGCTGGAAAAGCATCCGGACCAGCAGCCGATGGACTACAAGACCTTCTTCCGCGAGCGCCAGGAGGCGCGCTACGGCGGCAAGAGCGGGTTTCGCTGTTGTTGA